From Impatiens glandulifera chromosome 7, dImpGla2.1, whole genome shotgun sequence:
atcttatgtttgtttaaaataatctgtttatatttccatttagtAACATTGTAATGCAAATGCTTTTAGTAGTATTGATTATGCAATGTGACTGACTTCAATTACTATCTTGTGTAATGGGCCTTATTTGGTTTAAGAGGCAGGAAGGATTATCTTTGAAACTGAACTTTCTATGCTTATTGCTATGGAAGACAAATATTCATGTGCAAATGCATGGTAACATTTTAGAGTATTTGGATGATTAGATGCTCTTTAAACTAGTTGGaagtttttcaaattattcattttgCTTGTAAAATTCATTATTATCATTCTTATTGCTCATCTCTGTTATTtctgtatttaaaaatatatttgattgcCATCCACTCTTCAGGTTCCACATCCAAGCCTCAACAAGAAGGTGCAAATGATGATGTTAGCCGACTGTTGTTATCGAGGATTACCTCATCAAACAAATCTAGTGGAGGTAGGGCTTCTGAACAGCCCAGGAGAACACCAGTTTCAGCAGAGGAAATTGAGACTATTTTGGTAAGTTAAACATGTGTGTAAAGATTATGGGTGAAATCAAACGTCCAATAGTGTAACCTTTTGATTTGGCA
This genomic window contains:
- the LOC124910363 gene encoding uncharacterized protein LOC124910363, yielding MGVAQAMKRIPRIKFPQRHPKPSSGSTSKPQQEGANDDVSRLLLSRITSSNKSSGGRASEQPRRTPVSAEEIETILLGGCP